A genomic region of Photobacterium swingsii contains the following coding sequences:
- a CDS encoding ChbG/HpnK family deacetylase, whose protein sequence is MKKGIILCADDFGMSDSVNHAIIELIELGRLSATSCMTTMPNWQSAANLLKNSQSSQAAIGLHFNLTEGEHSQPLNRLIVQSLSGKINTDHIVMTLRQQLDAFENTLGYAPTFVDGHQHVHAFPRIRTAIMTELQQRYGDNQPWVRDPITPLTGHDSLLKAVIIRTLQFGFRHSLNKHTHTNSSFAGLYSLTPEADFPAMMVQWLSQLSHGGLIMCHPASETSQDEHAQARIREYQYLASDQFGDTLDQLNINLVNHPSDTTAPHKG, encoded by the coding sequence ATGAAAAAAGGTATCATCCTTTGTGCTGATGATTTTGGCATGTCTGACAGCGTCAACCATGCCATTATTGAGTTGATTGAATTAGGTCGACTCTCTGCCACAAGCTGTATGACCACCATGCCAAACTGGCAGAGTGCAGCGAATCTACTCAAAAATAGTCAATCTAGCCAGGCAGCAATAGGCTTACACTTCAACCTCACTGAAGGTGAACACAGCCAGCCTCTCAATCGCTTAATTGTGCAATCGTTATCTGGCAAAATTAATACCGATCATATCGTGATGACACTTCGCCAGCAGCTGGACGCCTTTGAAAATACACTGGGCTATGCGCCGACATTTGTTGATGGCCACCAGCATGTACATGCGTTCCCAAGGATCCGCACAGCTATCATGACAGAGCTACAGCAGCGTTACGGTGACAATCAGCCTTGGGTTCGAGACCCTATCACCCCGCTGACTGGCCATGATTCGCTACTCAAAGCCGTCATCATACGTACACTACAGTTCGGGTTTCGTCATTCCCTGAATAAGCATACTCACACGAACAGCTCTTTTGCTGGCCTGTATTCGTTAACACCTGAAGCTGATTTTCCTGCCATGATGGTCCAATGGCTATCTCAGCTATCCCATGGTGGATTAATCATGTGTCACCCAGCAAGCGAAACAAGTCAAGATGAACACGCACAGGCACGCATTCGTGAGTACCAATACCTCGCCAGTGATCAATTTGGTGACACTCTCGATCAACTGAATATCAACTTGGTTAATCATCCGAGTGATACCACAGCGCCCCACAAAGGATAA